One window of the Ananas comosus cultivar F153 linkage group 21, ASM154086v1, whole genome shotgun sequence genome contains the following:
- the LOC109726236 gene encoding LOW QUALITY PROTEIN: cytochrome P450 94B3-like (The sequence of the model RefSeq protein was modified relative to this genomic sequence to represent the inferred CDS: inserted 1 base in 1 codon), with amino-acid sequence MPIITSFSLLSNPSSSYSSSQSPSLMLLTSPSTITITITITIIITIITFLYTTRRRVLQPTTKVGNDFTASTCYGPKTYPIIGCLIPFYQNRHRLLDWYTELVAASPTQTIAVRRLGARRTVVTANPANVEHVLKSNFANYPKGRPFTDILGDLLGRGIFNADGALWHAQRKLASHEFSVRSLRRFVAGELAAETRHRLLPALAAAARDRHAVDIQDLLRRFAFDTVCQVALGWDPHYLDPSSPTPPESDLADAFEAASAISARRGSAPVAFVWKVKRALRIGSERRLRRAVALIRSSISDLIQRRRDEIKKNNKGNIEKYKDLLSRLILEGHDDDTVRDMAVSFVVAGGDAXLTWLFYLLSGHARAESEVAREVGQRHGALEYEALKELKVLEASIYEAMRLYPPVVWDSKHAERADVLPDGTKIEAGDRVTYFPYGMGRMESLWGDRWHEFEPRRWLTTTSESGCCSSSSSSSSNSDGGGVDGDQVAVVRVSAYRYPVFQAGPRVCMGKEMAIAQMKYVTAAVLGRFELRRAAEAEEEGARGRPAVVVPRLTAHMEGGLRMMVVERGRR; translated from the exons ATGCCCATTATAACCTCATTCTCCTTGCTCtcaaacccttcttcttcttattcttcttctcaaTCACCTTCTCTCATGTTACTCACCTCTCCCTCCACCATTACCATTACCATCACCATTACCATCATAATCACCATTATCACCTTTCTCTACACAACTCGGCGCCGAGTTCTACAACCTACAACAAAAGTCGGCAACGACTTTACTGCAAGTACCTGTTACGGCCCCAAAACCTACCCCATTATCGGCTGCTTGATCCCCTTCTACCAAAACCGGCACCGGCTCCTCGACTGGTACACCGAGCTCGTCGCCGCGTCGCCGACGCAGACGATCGCGGTCCGCCGCCTCGGCGCGCGGCGCACCGTCGTCACCGCCAACCCCGCGAACGTCGAGCACGTCCTCAAGTCGAACTTCGCCAACTACCCCAAGGGCCGCCCGTTCACCGACATCCTCGGCGACCTCCTCGGCCGCGGCATCTTCAACGCCGACGGCGCCCTCTGGCACGCGCAGCGCAAGCTCGCCAGCCACGAGTTCTCCGTGCGGTCACTGCGCCGGTTCGTGGCCGGCGAGCTTGCTGCCGAGACGCGCCACCGCCTGCTGcccgccctcgccgccgccgcccgcgacCGACACGCAGTCGACATTCAG GACCTGCTCCGGCGCTTCGCATTCGACACGGTGTGTCAGGTGGCGCTCGGATGGGACCCGCACTACCTCGACCCGTCGTCACCGACGCCCCCCgaatccgacctcgccgacgcCTTCGAGGCCGCGTCGGCCATCAGCGCGCGACGGGGGTCTGCGCCGGTCGCCTTCGTCTGGAAGGTGAAGCGGGCGCTGCGCATCGGGTCCGAGCGGCGGCTCCGGCGGGCCGTAGCCCTGATCCGGAGCTCCATCTCGGACCTGATCCAGCGCCGCAgagatgaaattaaaaaaaataacaaaggtAACATAGAAAAATACAAGGACCTACTATCGAGGCTGATATTGGAAGGCCACGACGACGACACAGTGCGTGACATGGCCGTAAGTTTTGTCGTGGCGGGGGGCGACG CACTGACGTGGCTCTTCTACCTGCTCTCGGGCCACGCGCGCGCAGAGTCGGAGGTGGCACGGGAGGTCGGGCAACGACACGGCGCGCTGGAGTACGAGGcgctgaaggagctgaaggtCCTGGAGGCTTCCATATACGAGGCCATGCGGCTGTACCCGCCGGTGGTGTGGGACTCCAAGCACGCGGAGCGTGCGGACGTGCTGCCGGACGGCACAAAAATTGAGGCCGGGGACAGGGTGACGTACTTTCCGTACGGGATGGGGAGAATGGAGAGCCTGTGGGGCGACCGGTGGCACGAGTTCGAGCCGCGGCGGTGGCTCACAACGACATCGGAGAGCGGCtgttgtagtagtagtagtagcagcagcagcaacagcgaCGGTGGCGGTGTCGATGGTGATCAGGTTGCGGTGGTTAGGGTTTCGGCGTACCGATACCCAGTGTTCCAGGCGGGGCCGAGAGTGTGCATGGGGAAGGAAATGGCGATAGCGCAGATGAAGTACGTCACGGCAGCAGTGCTCGGGAGGTTCGAGCTGCGGCGGGCCGCggaggcagaggaggagggggccCGGGGACGCCCCGCGGTGGTGGTGCCGCGGCTCACGGCGCACATGGAGGGGGGGCTGAGGATGATGGTGGTGGAGAGGGGGAGGAGATGA